CTTGCAGTTGTGGACACTTTTGATACACTCAACTCCCCCTAATAATTTTAACGCACCGAGGCAAAATGACATGAAAGTAGGTCTGGTCGGTTGGCGCGGGATGGTCGGTTCCGTCCTTATGCAACGTATGGTTGAAGAGAATGATTTCGCTCATATTGAGCCATTTTATTTCTCTACCAGTAATGCAGGTGGTGAAGCTCCTTCATTTGGTGGTAAGACTGCCCCAGCACTTATGGAAGCTACAGACATTAATAGTCTGAAGCAAATGGATGTCATTATTACCTGTCAAGGTGGTGACTATACGTCTGAAGTTTTCCCACAGTTAAAAGCAACTGGTTGGGATGGCTACTGGATTGATGCAGCCTCTACTTTACGTATGTCAGATGATGCAATCATCGTTCTTGACCCAGTAAACCTTAACGTTATTAAAGACGGCTTGGTTAACGGCACCAAAACTTTCGTAGGTGGTAACTGTACAGTATCGCTTATGTTGATGGGTGTAGGTTCACTTTTCCAAAACAATTTGGTGGAGTGGATGACTGCTATGACTTATCAAGCAGCATCAGGCGCTGGCGCACAAAACATGCGTGAGCTAATTACTGGTATGGGTTACTTATATAACAATACTAAAACATTGTTAGATGATCCTAAATCTGCAATTTTGGATATTGATCGTCAAGTTGCCGAGTTACAACGTGGCGAAGGTTTCCCATCTGCTAACTTCGGTGTGCCATTAGCTGGATCGTTGATTCCTTACATTGATAAGCAACTTGAAAGTGGTCAGTCAAAAGAAGAGTGGAAAGGTCAAGTTGAAACCAACAAGATTTTGGGTAATTCACAAATTGTTCCAATCGATGGCCACTGTGTCCGTATTGGCGCGATGCGTTGCCACTCTCAAGCATTGACAATCAAATTGAAAAAAGATGTCCCACTTGATGAAATCGAAGATATGATTCGTACTTCAAACCAATGGGCAAAAGTTGTACCAAACACTCGTGAAGCGTCTATGACTGACCTTACACCTGTTGCTGTAACTGGTACCTTAACTGTACCTGTTGGCCGTTTGCGCAAACTTAATATGGGTAAAGAATATTTAGGCGCATTCACAGTAGGTGATCAGTTACTTTGGGGTGCTGCTGAGCCTTTACGTCGCATGTTACGCATCTTAGTAGAATACAAAAGCTCATAATTTGGTCTGAATTATTCAGTCAAAACGAAAAGCCGATCACATTAGATCGGCTTTTCCGTAACTGGTTTGTAAAAATTTTACAATTTATTTACATTTCATTATTGTATAATTTTGAACGACTTTACGACTTATTAGGTCATGGATTGAGATGACTGTTTATAACAAATTAAAAATTGCCATTTTCACCATTATGTCTTCGCCTTCTCTTTATGCGATTACATTAGACCCTATACAAATTCAGTCGGCACCTGGGGATTTGTTATATGCAGAAATGAATTTCCAACAAGCTGACCCCAACGCTACATTACAAGTGAGTTTAGCGACTCCTGAAGATTTAAGCGCTTTGGGTGTAACTCATCAGCCTCCGGGAAATCTTAATTTTTATACACGCCAAAATGGTCAAGGTTCTGGGGTTATTGTGATTACCTCATCCCGACCTGTTAATGATCCTGAGCTCAATATTGTTGTAAAAATCAGTGAAGGTTCTGCAACGCGTTTGCAACATATTAAAACTGTAATTAAACCTTCTCCGATAAAAAAGACTGAAAATAATGAAAGCACTCTATCCCCTCAATTTGTTGTTAATGAGAAAGATATTGCATTAAATCTGCCAGAAAGCACCCAATATGTTTCATCAACTTCGGCCCCAACCGCAACAAACTCAAATAGTGAACAAAACCTTAATATCAGTTCTGGCTCTACACCAGCGGTAAATACGAATTCAACACCCTCACTTAGTGAAAACGCTTCAGCTCAGGCAACTCAACAAGTTGTAACAAGCACTGGGCCCAATCAGGCACCAACTAATCCTACTATCACTAAGTCAAATGCCCACACTTCGCCAAAAACAACAGTTAAAAATTTAGCAGGACAAAAGAAGCCTGTTCCATCCAAAAATCTCAGTCAAAATACTGCAAAGAAACAAACCCTAAGTCCATTTAAAGGACCAGTAACTTCAGGTAAATATGTAGTACAGCATAATGAGTCTTTATGGAGCATTGCTAATCGTATTGCAGCGAAAACCAAACAGCCTGTTGCAAAGGTCATGCATGATATCCAACAACAAAACCAACATGCTTTTATTCAAGGTGATGTAAACCGTTTACGTCAGGGAATTTCTCTAAAACTTAGTCATACTCCTGTCGCTAAAACTCAGCAAAATAAATCTAAAACAGAAATAACGCATACTGCAAAATCACCTTCTGGCCAAGCTAAATACCGCCTGCAACAAGCAGAAATGAGTATCGTGGCTGAAAACAGCCAAAATTCTACACATGGAAGTGCTAAAAAGAGCACACAACAAAGTCAAAACAATACTGAGTTAGCAGTAAAAGTTATGACAAAAAGAGAAAAAAACGTTACATTACAAAGGAATGTAACCAAACTAAATCAAACTTTACGGTTAAAAGACCAACGTATTCAACTTTTGAATGCTCGTTTGGCAGAGTTACAACAGCAGTTAAAAGCACAGCAACAAACTCACAAGCAAAAACATTAAGTTAAAACCAGAGTTAGCTCGCTTTATATTGCAAATATTTATTTTTTAAGGGGAAAGTAATGTTATATGTGATTCCATTCATCATATTACTCGTGGTCGCTGTTATTTTTAAAAAACGCGAGAATAGCCAGAAACAAGAGACCACCTCTCCTAAAACGGTAAATAAAAAAACCAATAAAAAAGCAAATTCTAAATCGAGTAAAAACTCGCGTGAAAAAAACAAAGTAAATATGGTAGAAGAAACTCTTCCACCTATTCCACAAAGCACTCCTGTTCCAGAAGCTGTACGTCAAAAAATCCAACAGCTCATTCAAGAAAAGCAATATTCAGCTGCTGAAGCTCAAGTCAATCAAGCGTTAAAAAAAGACAATACTCAGCATGCGCTTTATTTATTGTTACTTGAGGTTCATATTGCCCAGAAAGATGAATTTGCCATAACACAACTGATT
This region of Acinetobacter sp. XS-4 genomic DNA includes:
- the asd gene encoding aspartate-semialdehyde dehydrogenase; translated protein: MKVGLVGWRGMVGSVLMQRMVEENDFAHIEPFYFSTSNAGGEAPSFGGKTAPALMEATDINSLKQMDVIITCQGGDYTSEVFPQLKATGWDGYWIDAASTLRMSDDAIIVLDPVNLNVIKDGLVNGTKTFVGGNCTVSLMLMGVGSLFQNNLVEWMTAMTYQAASGAGAQNMRELITGMGYLYNNTKTLLDDPKSAILDIDRQVAELQRGEGFPSANFGVPLAGSLIPYIDKQLESGQSKEEWKGQVETNKILGNSQIVPIDGHCVRIGAMRCHSQALTIKLKKDVPLDEIEDMIRTSNQWAKVVPNTREASMTDLTPVAVTGTLTVPVGRLRKLNMGKEYLGAFTVGDQLLWGAAEPLRRMLRILVEYKSS